Proteins encoded together in one Bacteroides ovatus window:
- a CDS encoding glycoside hydrolase family 88 protein, producing the protein MRKQILVVLLLLSGWSSLPAQSLPDRKETLKTIIKVNDYFMKKYADYTRPSYVSKFRPSNIWTRGVYYEGLMALHTIYPRSDYYDYAYDWADFHKWGMRGGNITRNADDHCCGQAYIELYKISPDPAKIKNIKAAMDMLVNTPQVNDWTWIDAIQMGMPIFAQLGKLTGEQKYYDKMWQMYSCSRNNIGGNGLFNQKEGLWWRDANFVPPYKEPNGKNCFWSRGNGWVYAALTRVLNEIPADESHRQNYLTDFLAMSKALKACQREDGFWNVSLHDESNYGGKETSGTSLFIYGMAWGIRNGILNKQEYLPVVLKAWNAIVKECIHPDGFLGYVQGSGKEPKDSQPVTYKSVPDFEDYGVGCFLLAGTEVYKLD; encoded by the coding sequence ATGAGAAAACAAATACTGGTTGTTTTGTTACTTTTGTCCGGATGGAGTTCACTTCCGGCCCAATCTCTTCCCGACCGGAAAGAGACATTGAAAACCATTATCAAGGTAAATGATTATTTCATGAAGAAGTATGCGGATTATACCCGTCCCAGTTATGTCAGTAAATTCAGGCCCAGCAATATATGGACACGCGGTGTCTATTATGAGGGTTTGATGGCTCTGCATACTATTTATCCCCGTTCGGATTATTATGATTATGCTTATGACTGGGCCGATTTCCATAAATGGGGAATGCGTGGCGGTAATATCACCCGTAATGCGGATGACCATTGTTGCGGACAGGCATATATCGAATTATACAAGATTTCTCCCGATCCTGCGAAAATAAAAAATATAAAGGCAGCGATGGACATGTTAGTCAATACTCCGCAAGTGAATGACTGGACTTGGATCGATGCCATTCAGATGGGAATGCCTATTTTTGCACAATTGGGGAAACTGACCGGTGAACAGAAATATTATGATAAGATGTGGCAGATGTATTCCTGTTCGCGGAATAATATCGGTGGTAATGGTTTATTTAATCAGAAAGAGGGATTATGGTGGAGAGATGCTAATTTTGTTCCCCCGTATAAAGAACCCAATGGAAAGAATTGCTTTTGGAGCAGAGGAAACGGATGGGTCTATGCCGCCCTGACAAGGGTATTGAATGAGATTCCTGCTGATGAATCTCATCGGCAGAATTATTTAACTGATTTTCTGGCAATGAGCAAAGCTTTAAAAGCTTGTCAGCGTGAAGATGGTTTCTGGAATGTGAGCTTGCATGATGAGTCCAACTATGGTGGAAAAGAGACTTCGGGAACTTCCTTGTTTATATATGGTATGGCGTGGGGAATACGGAACGGCATTTTGAATAAACAGGAATATTTGCCTGTGGTCCTCAAAGCTTGGAATGCGATTGTCAAAGAGTGCATACATCCCGATGGCTTTTTGGGATATGTGCAGGGAAGCGGCAAGGAACCTAAAGACAGTCAGCCTGTGACTTATAAGAGCGTGCCCGATTTTGAAGATTATGGGGTAGGGTGCTTTTTGTTGGCGGGTACTGAAGTGTATAAGTTAGATTAA
- the dusB gene encoding tRNA dihydrouridine synthase DusB: MKIGQIDLGKYPILLAPMEDVTDPAFRLMCKKFGADMVYTEFVSSDALIRAVSKTAQKLSISDAERPVAIQIYGKDTETMVEAAKIVEQAQPDILDINFGCPVKRVAGKGAGAGMLQNIPKMLEITRAVVDAVKIPVTVKTRLGWDANNKVIVELAEQLQDCGIAALTIHGRTRAQMYTGEADWTLIGEVKNNPRMHIPIIGNGDVTSPQRCKECFDRYGVDAVMIGRASFGRPWIFKEIKHYLETGEELPPLSFEWCMEVLRQEVVDSVNLLDERRGILHVRRHLAASPLFKGIPNFRNTRIAMLRAETKEELFRIFDEITSQRKENPEI, encoded by the coding sequence ATGAAGATAGGCCAAATAGATCTAGGTAAATATCCCATCTTACTTGCTCCGATGGAGGACGTAACCGATCCGGCTTTCCGCCTAATGTGCAAGAAATTCGGAGCAGACATGGTATACACCGAATTTGTATCGAGTGACGCACTGATACGTGCTGTCAGCAAGACTGCACAGAAACTAAGTATCAGCGATGCAGAACGTCCTGTCGCCATCCAGATATACGGGAAAGATACGGAGACAATGGTGGAAGCTGCCAAGATTGTAGAGCAGGCACAACCTGACATTCTGGATATTAACTTCGGATGCCCGGTGAAAAGAGTAGCTGGAAAAGGCGCTGGAGCAGGTATGTTACAAAATATCCCCAAGATGCTGGAGATCACCCGTGCTGTCGTAGATGCGGTGAAAATACCCGTAACAGTGAAGACTCGTTTGGGATGGGATGCAAACAATAAAGTAATTGTAGAATTAGCGGAACAATTGCAAGATTGTGGCATAGCCGCATTGACCATACATGGCCGTACCCGCGCACAAATGTATACCGGAGAGGCGGATTGGACACTGATAGGCGAAGTGAAGAATAATCCGAGAATGCATATTCCCATTATCGGTAATGGAGACGTGACCAGTCCTCAACGCTGTAAGGAGTGTTTTGACCGTTATGGAGTAGATGCTGTAATGATCGGTCGCGCCAGCTTCGGTCGTCCATGGATATTCAAGGAAATAAAACACTATTTAGAGACAGGTGAAGAATTACCTCCACTTAGTTTTGAATGGTGTATGGAAGTACTTCGTCAGGAAGTGGTAGACAGCGTTAATCTGCTCGATGAGCGTAGAGGTATTTTGCATGTACGCCGTCATCTGGCCGCAAGCCCGTTATTCAAAGGAATCCCTAACTTCCGCAACACACGTATTGCGATGTTACGGGCAGAAACAAAAGAAGAGCTTTTCCGGATATTTGATGAAATCACTTCCCAACGCAAAGAAAATCCGGAAATTTAA
- a CDS encoding peptidase U32 family protein, producing MSLSLKDFEIMAPVGSRESLAAAIQAGADSIYFGIENLNMRARSANTFTIDDLREIARTCDEHGMKSYLTVNTIIYDKDIPLMHTIVDAAKEAGISAVIAADVAVMNYARQIGQEVHLSTQLNISNAEALKFYAQFADVVVLARELNLEQVAEIYRQIQEEHICGPSGEQLRIEMFCHGALCMAVSGKCYLSLHEMNHSANRGACMQVCRRSYTVRDKETDVELDIDNEYIMSPKDLKTIHFMNKMLDAGVRVFKIEGRARGPEYVRTVVECYKEAIKAYLDGTFTDEKIAAWDERLKTVFNRGFWDGYYLGQRLGEWTRNYGSAATERKIYVGKGIKYFSNIGVSEFLVEAAEVSVGDKLLITGPTTGALFMTLEEARVDLESVQTVKKGQHFSMKSDKIRPSDKLYKLVSTEELKKFKGLDIEQKRG from the coding sequence ATGAGTCTTAGTTTGAAAGATTTTGAAATAATGGCTCCTGTGGGGTCGCGCGAATCTCTTGCTGCGGCCATTCAGGCAGGTGCCGATTCTATCTATTTCGGTATAGAAAACCTGAATATGCGTGCCCGTTCGGCTAATACATTCACGATTGATGATTTGCGGGAAATAGCCCGTACGTGTGATGAGCACGGGATGAAGAGTTACCTGACGGTCAATACGATTATCTATGATAAAGATATCCCTCTGATGCATACTATTGTCGATGCAGCCAAGGAAGCGGGAATTTCTGCGGTGATTGCAGCTGATGTGGCAGTGATGAATTATGCCCGTCAGATAGGACAGGAGGTGCATCTTTCCACCCAGTTGAATATCTCCAATGCAGAGGCTTTAAAATTCTACGCACAATTTGCAGATGTGGTAGTATTGGCTCGTGAGTTGAATCTGGAGCAGGTAGCCGAAATCTATCGCCAGATTCAGGAAGAACATATCTGTGGTCCGAGCGGCGAACAACTTCGTATCGAAATGTTCTGCCACGGCGCGCTTTGTATGGCAGTATCGGGTAAATGCTATCTCTCTTTACATGAGATGAATCATTCGGCCAATCGCGGTGCTTGTATGCAGGTATGTCGCCGTTCTTACACGGTTCGTGATAAGGAAACGGATGTGGAGCTGGATATTGATAACGAATATATCATGTCACCGAAAGACTTGAAGACCATCCATTTTATGAATAAAATGTTGGATGCTGGTGTACGTGTATTCAAGATTGAAGGCCGTGCCCGTGGACCTGAATATGTACGTACGGTGGTTGAATGTTACAAAGAAGCTATCAAGGCTTATTTGGATGGAACATTCACCGATGAAAAGATTGCGGCTTGGGATGAACGCCTGAAAACCGTATTCAACCGTGGCTTCTGGGATGGATATTACTTGGGACAGCGTTTGGGCGAATGGACCAGGAATTATGGTTCGGCAGCTACGGAACGTAAGATTTATGTAGGTAAAGGTATCAAATACTTTTCCAATATCGGAGTTTCCGAATTCCTGGTAGAAGCTGCTGAAGTAAGTGTAGGCGATAAGCTTCTCATTACAGGGCCGACTACCGGTGCACTATTTATGACTTTGGAAGAAGCCCGTGTTGACTTGGAATCTGTGCAAACAGTGAAGAAGGGACAGCATTTCTCCATGAAATCGGATAAGATACGTCCCAGTGACAAGCTGTATAAACTGGTATCGACCGAAGAATTGAAGAAGTTCAAAGGGCTCGATATTGAGCAAAAAAGAGGCTAA
- a CDS encoding phosphatase PAP2 family protein produces MALDLFKRIETRKGLFAVEKITLIYNLLTSILILFLFQRMDHPWHMLLDRAMIAAMTFLLMYLYRLAPCKFSAFVRIVIQMSLLSYWYPDTFEFNRFFPNLDHVFATAEQFIFNGQPAIWFCHTFPHLIVSEAFNMGYFFYYPMMLIVALFYFIYKFEWFEKMSFVLVTSFFIYYLIYIFVPVAGPQFYFPAIGIDNVSKGIFPAIGDYFNHNQELLPGPGYQHGFFYSLVEGSQQVGERPTAAFPSSHVGISTILMIMAWRGSKKLFACLIPFYMLLCGATVYIQAHYVIDAIVGFFSAFLLYVVVTWMFKKWFAQPMFK; encoded by the coding sequence ATGGCTTTAGACTTATTTAAGCGCATAGAAACCCGGAAAGGGTTGTTTGCTGTGGAAAAGATTACATTGATTTATAATCTGTTGACTTCCATATTGATTCTGTTCCTGTTTCAGCGGATGGATCATCCATGGCACATGTTGCTGGATAGGGCTATGATCGCAGCAATGACTTTTTTATTAATGTATCTTTATCGTCTTGCTCCCTGTAAATTTTCGGCATTTGTGCGTATTGTCATTCAGATGAGTCTGCTGTCTTACTGGTATCCGGATACTTTCGAGTTCAATCGTTTCTTTCCGAATTTAGATCATGTATTTGCAACTGCCGAACAGTTTATTTTCAATGGTCAGCCTGCTATTTGGTTCTGTCATACGTTTCCGCATCTTATAGTCAGCGAGGCATTCAATATGGGATATTTCTTTTATTATCCGATGATGCTGATCGTGGCTCTATTCTATTTCATTTATAAGTTTGAGTGGTTCGAAAAGATGTCTTTTGTGCTTGTCACTTCTTTCTTTATTTACTATCTGATTTATATATTCGTTCCTGTTGCAGGCCCTCAATTCTATTTTCCTGCCATTGGTATTGATAATGTATCTAAAGGTATTTTTCCTGCTATCGGTGATTATTTCAATCATAATCAGGAGTTACTTCCCGGACCGGGCTATCAGCACGGATTTTTTTATAGTTTGGTGGAAGGCTCGCAGCAAGTGGGTGAACGTCCTACGGCGGCATTCCCCAGTTCGCATGTAGGCATTTCTACTATTCTGATGATTATGGCTTGGCGTGGCAGCAAGAAGTTGTTTGCCTGTCTTATACCTTTCTATATGTTGCTCTGTGGGGCTACCGTATATATTCAGGCGCATTATGTGATTGATGCCATTGTTGGTTTCTTCTCCGCATTCCTATTGTATGTGGTCGTAACCTGGATGTTTAAAAAGTGGTTTGCGCAGCCGATGTTTAAATAG
- a CDS encoding glycoside hydrolase family 2 protein — translation MEKQKVMKWLLFLLLVPAALGANNREKYNFNSQWLLHVGDIQGAEKNSFSDKDWKKVTLPHAFNEDEAFKVGIENMTDTISWYRKHFKLPKTAKGKKVFIEFEGVRQGADFYVNGNHIGLHENGVMAVGFDLTSYLNFGGENVIAVRTDNDWNYKERATGSRYQWNDKNFNVNYGGIPKNVWLHITDKLYQTLPLYSNLQTTGVYIYATDIRTKSREAIINAESEIRNEYDAPLSVNYEVSVYDYDDKLVSTFRGEPMIVNPKTTAIVKASQKLDNLHFWSWGYGYLYNVKTRLIVDNKVIDEVVTKTGFRKTRFGEGKVWLNDRVLQMKGYAQRTSNEWPGVGLSVPPWMSDFSNGLLLDHNANFFRWMHVTPWKQDVESCDRVGVIQVMPAGDAEKDAVGRWWGQRLELMRDAIIYFRNNPSILFYESGNESISKEHMLEMIAIRDKYDPYGGRAMGSREMLDIREAEWGGEMLYINKSEHHPMFATEYCRDEGLRKYWDEYSYPFHKEGAGPLYRGQDASIYNHNQDMFAVELVRRWYDYWRERPGTGRRVSSGGAKIIFSDTQTHRRGEENYRRSGVVDPLRIPKDGFFAHKVMWDGWVDIEKEHTYIMGHWNYSPDVVKPVYVVSTGDKVELFVNGKSKGFGKQDYRFLFTFEKVQWEEGTIEAVSYNEFGKELSRYSIKTVGEPERLKLTLIHGPEGLFADGADLAMIQVEVVDSNGNRCPLANNKISFDLQGPAEWRGGIAQAADNYVLAKALPVECGITRVLVRSTGKAGKITIKAEASGLVSDEVSLTSIPVKVENGLSKFFPSEKLASRFDRGETPLTPSYKNSKVDVRVKSAFAGVNSEEAVNSFDGNELSEWKNDGRLNTAWITYRLERKAEIDDICIKLTGWRKRSYPLEVFADDELIWSGDTEQSLGYIHLSVKPVRSDKITIRLKGAAKEADAFKQIVEVVEPSAGDLDLLRAKNGEKTNNELRIVEVGFLETINR, via the coding sequence ATGGAAAAACAAAAAGTAATGAAATGGTTATTGTTCCTTTTATTGGTTCCCGCTGCATTAGGGGCGAATAACAGGGAGAAATATAATTTTAACTCCCAATGGTTATTACATGTAGGGGATATTCAAGGAGCGGAAAAGAACTCCTTTTCTGATAAAGATTGGAAAAAGGTAACGTTGCCACATGCTTTTAATGAAGATGAGGCTTTTAAAGTCGGCATTGAAAACATGACTGATACCATATCTTGGTATCGTAAACACTTTAAATTGCCTAAGACAGCAAAAGGGAAAAAAGTGTTTATTGAGTTTGAAGGAGTGCGTCAGGGAGCTGACTTTTATGTGAATGGTAATCATATCGGACTGCATGAGAATGGGGTGATGGCGGTAGGTTTCGACTTAACATCCTATTTGAATTTTGGTGGTGAAAACGTGATTGCCGTACGGACTGACAATGACTGGAACTATAAAGAGAGAGCAACAGGAAGCAGGTATCAGTGGAATGATAAAAACTTCAATGTTAATTATGGAGGTATACCTAAAAATGTATGGTTGCATATTACAGACAAGTTATATCAAACTTTACCTTTATATAGCAACTTGCAGACCACTGGAGTCTATATCTATGCAACTGACATACGTACCAAGAGCCGTGAGGCTATTATAAATGCAGAATCAGAGATACGTAATGAATATGATGCTCCTCTTAGTGTGAATTATGAAGTCAGTGTATACGATTATGATGATAAACTGGTGAGCACTTTCAGAGGTGAACCGATGATAGTAAATCCTAAAACAACGGCAATAGTAAAAGCTTCTCAAAAATTAGATAATCTTCATTTTTGGAGTTGGGGATATGGTTATCTCTATAATGTAAAAACCAGATTGATAGTAGACAATAAAGTTATTGACGAAGTTGTGACCAAAACGGGCTTCAGAAAAACACGTTTCGGGGAAGGAAAAGTATGGTTGAATGACCGTGTACTGCAAATGAAAGGATATGCCCAACGTACAAGTAATGAATGGCCGGGTGTAGGATTATCGGTACCACCTTGGATGAGTGATTTTTCTAATGGTTTGCTACTTGATCATAATGCAAACTTCTTCAGATGGATGCATGTGACGCCGTGGAAACAGGATGTAGAGTCTTGCGACAGGGTTGGAGTGATTCAAGTGATGCCCGCTGGGGATGCAGAAAAGGATGCGGTAGGGCGTTGGTGGGGGCAGCGTCTGGAATTGATGCGCGATGCTATTATCTATTTTAGAAATAATCCGAGTATTTTGTTCTATGAATCCGGCAACGAATCTATCAGTAAGGAGCATATGCTTGAAATGATCGCTATTCGTGACAAATATGACCCTTATGGTGGCAGAGCAATGGGGTCTCGTGAAATGTTGGATATTCGTGAAGCCGAGTGGGGAGGAGAAATGCTTTATATCAATAAGAGTGAACATCATCCGATGTTTGCCACAGAATATTGCAGAGATGAAGGCTTACGTAAATATTGGGATGAATATAGTTATCCTTTTCATAAAGAAGGGGCCGGACCTTTGTACAGGGGACAGGATGCAAGTATATATAATCATAATCAAGATATGTTTGCCGTAGAACTGGTTCGTAGATGGTATGATTACTGGCGGGAACGTCCGGGAACAGGGAGAAGAGTAAGTTCCGGTGGGGCAAAAATTATCTTTTCTGATACTCAAACCCATCGGCGTGGAGAAGAAAATTATCGTCGGAGCGGAGTGGTTGATCCTTTGAGAATACCTAAGGATGGCTTTTTTGCCCATAAAGTAATGTGGGATGGATGGGTTGATATTGAGAAGGAACATACCTATATTATGGGACATTGGAACTATTCCCCTGATGTAGTAAAGCCTGTTTATGTCGTTTCTACGGGAGATAAGGTAGAATTGTTTGTAAATGGTAAATCAAAAGGTTTCGGTAAACAAGATTATCGTTTCTTGTTCACCTTTGAGAAGGTACAATGGGAGGAAGGTACGATTGAAGCGGTGAGCTATAATGAATTCGGTAAGGAACTAAGTCGTTATTCCATAAAGACAGTGGGAGAACCTGAAAGACTGAAATTAACCTTAATACATGGTCCTGAGGGATTATTTGCCGATGGAGCCGATTTGGCAATGATACAGGTAGAAGTTGTCGATAGCAATGGAAACCGTTGTCCGCTTGCCAATAATAAGATCAGTTTCGATTTACAAGGTCCGGCAGAATGGAGAGGTGGAATAGCACAAGCTGCTGACAATTATGTTTTGGCAAAAGCGCTACCTGTGGAATGTGGTATTACAAGAGTATTGGTTCGTTCAACAGGCAAGGCGGGAAAGATTACAATAAAGGCAGAAGCATCCGGATTAGTTTCAGATGAAGTGTCTCTTACCTCTATTCCTGTAAAAGTGGAAAATGGATTAAGCAAATTTTTTCCTAGTGAAAAGCTTGCCAGTCGGTTTGATCGCGGTGAGACGCCATTGACTCCTTCTTATAAAAATTCAAAAGTAGATGTGAGAGTTAAGTCTGCCTTTGCGGGAGTTAACAGTGAAGAGGCTGTTAATAGCTTTGACGGTAATGAGTTAAGTGAATGGAAAAATGACGGTAGATTAAATACGGCATGGATTACGTATCGGTTGGAACGGAAAGCGGAGATTGACGACATATGTATTAAACTAACCGGATGGAGAAAGCGTTCTTACCCATTAGAAGTTTTTGCGGATGACGAATTGATTTGGAGCGGTGATACGGAACAAAGTCTGGGGTATATTCATCTGTCGGTTAAGCCTGTGAGAAGTGATAAAATCACTATTAGATTGAAAGGAGCGGCTAAAGAGGCAGATGCTTTTAAACAGATTGTGGAAGTCGTTGAACCTAGTGCAGGTGATTTGGATTTGCTTAGAGCGAAAAATGGAGAAAAAACGAATAATGAATTGAGAATTGTTGAAGTTGGGTTCTTGGAAACTATAAATCGCTAA
- a CDS encoding rhamnogalacturonan lyase, whose protein sequence is MRNAVFYSILIIGFLTSGMISAQGKQRQMEALDRGLVAVKTDGGVFISWRLSGNERDAAFNVYKNGKLFKSLSAREATNLTDSSGKPSDKYVVRTIVNGKETSSKEVTPWAEEFLTIRMNRPQGGTTPPGVTYVRAKHPPVVQEYPEGQAYTYVPGDCSVGDLDGDGEYEIIVKWNPSNQADNSFSGVTGPVYLDAYKLNGKQLWRIDLGKNIRAGSHYTQFMVYDFDGDGKAEMVCKTAPGTMDGKGKKIFIGTDDPEKDWRNLEMNHKTCGYILEGPEYLTIFSGETGEELHTIPYEVERGEVGSWGDSYGNRVDRFLACVAYLDGVHPSVVMCRGYYAKTTLVAYDFINGKLVKRWKHISDVKGEGAFGQGNHNLSVADVDGDGCDEIIYGSCAINNDGTLLYRTGLGHGDAMHVANLDPDRPGYQVWEVHEEKEACQTYGYEMHDARTGEILWGGPTKGDNGRGLAADIDPNHRGFEMWSSGAPGIYNCKGEKISDNKPGISFRVYWDGDLQDEILNGTNLSKWNGNKAVTIHTFPGAMHCNGTKRTPNVSADLFGDWREEVVFYDANDPSKLRIYTTTIPTEHRLYTLMHDPVYRLGIAWQNTGYNQPPHLGFYIGDGLENIPWPEMYTPKSGRFGK, encoded by the coding sequence ATGAGAAACGCAGTATTTTATTCCATCCTTATCATAGGATTCCTCACTTCAGGAATGATTTCCGCACAGGGAAAGCAACGCCAGATGGAAGCATTAGACAGAGGGTTAGTAGCTGTAAAAACGGACGGCGGTGTCTTTATCAGCTGGCGCTTGTCAGGCAATGAAAGAGATGCAGCTTTCAATGTCTACAAAAACGGTAAACTGTTCAAATCCTTATCCGCCAGAGAGGCGACCAACCTAACTGACAGTTCTGGAAAACCGAGTGATAAATATGTGGTGAGAACCATTGTGAATGGTAAAGAGACTTCTTCTAAAGAAGTGACACCTTGGGCAGAAGAATTCCTGACCATCCGGATGAATCGCCCGCAAGGCGGAACAACTCCTCCGGGTGTCACTTATGTCAGGGCCAAACACCCACCTGTGGTACAGGAGTATCCGGAAGGGCAAGCATATACGTATGTTCCGGGTGATTGCAGCGTAGGTGATTTGGACGGAGACGGGGAATATGAAATCATTGTAAAATGGAACCCTTCCAACCAAGCCGACAACTCCTTCTCCGGTGTGACAGGGCCTGTATATCTGGATGCTTATAAACTAAACGGAAAACAATTATGGAGAATTGATTTAGGAAAAAATATCCGTGCCGGTTCCCACTACACCCAATTTATGGTATATGACTTTGATGGTGATGGTAAAGCAGAAATGGTTTGTAAAACAGCACCGGGAACAATGGACGGAAAAGGAAAAAAAATATTCATCGGTACGGATGACCCGGAAAAAGACTGGAGAAATCTCGAGATGAACCATAAGACTTGCGGTTATATTCTTGAGGGACCGGAATATCTTACCATTTTCAGCGGTGAGACAGGGGAAGAACTTCACACTATACCTTATGAAGTAGAACGCGGAGAAGTCGGTTCGTGGGGGGACAGCTATGGTAATCGTGTTGACCGTTTTCTCGCCTGTGTAGCTTATCTGGACGGAGTGCACCCAAGTGTTGTCATGTGTCGCGGTTATTACGCAAAAACGACATTAGTGGCATATGATTTCATCAATGGCAAACTAGTCAAACGCTGGAAGCATATCTCTGACGTGAAAGGTGAAGGAGCATTCGGACAGGGAAATCATAATCTGTCGGTAGCCGATGTAGACGGCGACGGTTGTGACGAAATTATTTATGGTTCCTGTGCTATTAACAACGACGGAACATTACTTTACCGCACCGGACTGGGACATGGTGATGCCATGCATGTAGCCAATCTTGACCCTGACCGTCCGGGATATCAGGTGTGGGAAGTACATGAGGAAAAAGAGGCCTGCCAAACTTATGGTTATGAAATGCACGATGCACGAACCGGAGAAATCCTTTGGGGAGGTCCTACTAAAGGAGATAATGGACGTGGGCTGGCAGCAGATATTGATCCCAATCATCGTGGATTTGAAATGTGGAGTTCCGGCGCACCGGGGATATATAATTGCAAAGGAGAAAAAATTTCAGATAATAAACCTGGTATCAGTTTCCGTGTATATTGGGATGGTGACTTACAGGATGAAATACTGAACGGTACGAATCTTTCCAAATGGAACGGGAATAAAGCAGTAACTATCCATACGTTTCCCGGCGCAATGCATTGTAACGGTACAAAACGGACTCCTAATGTCAGTGCCGACCTATTCGGTGACTGGCGGGAAGAAGTTGTCTTCTATGATGCTAATGACCCAAGTAAACTACGTATATATACCACAACTATTCCTACAGAACACCGACTGTATACATTGATGCACGACCCTGTGTATCGTTTGGGAATTGCCTGGCAAAATACCGGATATAACCAACCACCGCATCTGGGGTTCTATATCGGAGACGGATTGGAGAATATTCCGTGGCCGGAGATGTATACACCGAAATCTGGCCGGTTCGGGAAATGA
- a CDS encoding acyl-CoA thioesterase has translation MNYIYELEMKVRDYECDLQGIVNNANYQHYLEHTRHEFLTSVGVSFAALHEQGVDPVVARISMAFKTPLKSGDEFVSKLYMKKEGIKYVFYQDIFRKNDNKVVVKSTVETVCVVNGRLSDSELFDNVFASYLK, from the coding sequence ATGAACTATATCTATGAATTGGAAATGAAGGTTCGCGATTACGAATGTGACCTTCAAGGTATTGTCAATAATGCCAATTATCAGCACTATCTGGAACATACCCGTCACGAGTTTCTGACTTCGGTGGGTGTCAGTTTTGCTGCACTTCATGAGCAGGGAGTCGATCCGGTAGTGGCACGCATTAGTATGGCATTCAAGACTCCATTGAAAAGCGGAGATGAGTTTGTCTCGAAACTATATATGAAAAAGGAAGGTATCAAATATGTATTTTATCAGGATATCTTCCGAAAGAATGATAATAAAGTAGTAGTGAAATCCACTGTTGAGACGGTATGTGTGGTAAACGGACGTTTAAGTGACAGCGAATTGTTCGATAACGTCTTTGCTTCCTACCTGAAATGA
- the dprA gene encoding DNA-processing protein DprA: MNSSEEEQIYSIALTMVPGIGHIGAKHLIDGMGNAVDVFRLRKEIPERIPEVSQRVIEALDCPQAVFRAEQEYEFIRKNRISCLTFHDEAYPSRLRECEDAPIVLFFKGNTDLNSLHILNMVGTRNATDYGTQICASFLRDLKAVCPDVLVVSGLAYGIDIHAHREALANELPTVGVLAHGLDRIYPYVHRKTAVDMLEKGGLLTEFLSGTNPDRHNFISRNRIVAGMCDATIIIESAEKGGSLITAELAEGYHRDCFAFPGRMSDEYSKGCNRLIRDNKASLLLSAEDFVQAMGWNMQTTLSEKVSVQRSLFIELSEEEQKIVAILGKLGNLQINSLVVEADIPVNKMTALLFELEMKGVIRVLAGGMYQLLN; this comes from the coding sequence ATGAACAGCTCCGAAGAAGAACAAATTTATAGTATTGCTCTGACAATGGTGCCCGGTATCGGGCACATAGGGGCAAAACATTTGATAGATGGAATGGGTAATGCCGTTGATGTCTTCCGGCTGCGCAAAGAAATACCGGAACGTATTCCAGAAGTAAGTCAACGGGTGATAGAGGCATTGGATTGTCCGCAAGCTGTGTTTCGCGCCGAGCAAGAATATGAATTTATCCGGAAGAATCGAATCTCCTGTCTGACTTTTCATGATGAGGCTTATCCTTCCCGCTTGCGGGAATGTGAAGATGCCCCTATTGTTCTTTTCTTTAAAGGAAATACCGATCTAAATTCCCTTCATATCCTGAATATGGTAGGAACCCGTAATGCTACTGATTATGGGACACAAATCTGCGCCTCTTTTCTGCGGGATCTGAAAGCAGTTTGTCCTGATGTACTTGTAGTTAGCGGCCTTGCTTATGGAATCGATATTCATGCGCATCGTGAAGCTTTGGCTAATGAATTACCTACGGTAGGTGTTTTAGCTCATGGCTTGGATCGTATTTATCCTTATGTCCATCGGAAAACAGCTGTTGACATGCTTGAAAAAGGGGGATTACTGACCGAATTTCTGTCCGGAACGAATCCCGATCGTCATAACTTTATCAGTCGAAACCGTATTGTTGCCGGCATGTGTGATGCTACCATCATCATTGAGTCGGCAGAAAAGGGAGGTTCATTGATTACAGCCGAACTTGCTGAAGGTTATCATCGCGATTGTTTCGCTTTCCCCGGTCGTATGAGTGATGAATATTCAAAAGGATGCAATCGGTTGATAAGGGATAATAAAGCATCCCTGTTATTATCTGCCGAAGATTTTGTGCAGGCTATGGGCTGGAATATGCAGACGACTCTTTCAGAAAAGGTAAGTGTGCAGCGTAGTCTTTTTATTGAACTGTCTGAAGAGGAACAAAAAATTGTCGCTATTTTGGGGAAACTGGGAAATCTGCAAATCAATTCTCTTGTAGTAGAAGCAGATATTCCTGTAAATAAGATGACTGCCCTACTGTTTGAACTGGAAATGAAAGGGGTGATTCGTGTATTGGCAGGAGGAATGTACCAATTATTGAATTAA